The Lonchura striata isolate bLonStr1 chromosome 5, bLonStr1.mat, whole genome shotgun sequence genome window below encodes:
- the LOC116184597 gene encoding histone H2A type 2-C produces MSGRGKQGGKARAKAKSRSSRAGLQFPVGRVHRLLRKGNYAERVGAGAPVYLAAVLEYLTAEILELAGNAARDNKKTRIIPRHLQLAIRNDEELNKLLGKVTIAQGGVLPNIQAVLLPKKTESHKAKSK; encoded by the coding sequence ATGTCCGGGCGCGGGAAGCAGGGCGGCAAGGCGCGCGCCAAGGCCAAGTCGCGCTCGTCGCGGGCCGGGCTGCAGTTCCCCGTGGGCCGCGTGCACCGGCTGCTGCGCAAGGGCAACTACGCGGAGCGCGTGGGCGCCGGCGCGCCCGTGTACCTGGCGGCCGTGCTGGAGTACCTGACGGCCGAGATCCTGGAGCTGGCGGGCAACGCGGCCCGCGACAACAAGAAGACGCGCATCATCCCCCGCCACCTGCAGCTCGCCATCCGCAACGACGAGGAGCTCAACAAGCTGCTGGGCAAGGTGACGATCGCGCAGGGCGGCGTGCTGCCCAACATCCAGGCCGTGCTGCTGCCCAAGAAGACTGAGAGCCACAAAGCCAAGAGCAAGTAA
- the LOC110483068 gene encoding histone H4, which yields MSGRGKGGKGLGKGGAKRHRKVLRDNIQGITKPAIRRLARRGGVKRISGLIYEETRGVLKVFLENVIRDAVTYTEHAKRKTVTAMDVVYALKRQGRTLYGFGG from the coding sequence ATGTCTGGTCGGGGCAAGGGCGGCAAGGGGCTCGGCAAGGGCGGCGCCAAGCGCCACCGCAAGGTGCTGCGCGACAACATCCAGGGCATCACCAAGCCGGCCATCCGCCGCCTGGCTCGGCGCGGCGGCGTCAAGCGCATCTCGGGGCTCATCTACGAGGAGACGCGCGGTGTGCTCAAGGTCTTCCTGGAGAACGTGATCCGCGACGCCGTCACCTACACGGAGCACGCCAAGAGGAAGACGGTCACGGCCATGGACGTGGTCTACGCCCTTAAGCGCCAGGGTCGCACCCTCTACGGCTTCGGCGGCTAA